In the Kribbella sp. NBC_00482 genome, one interval contains:
- a CDS encoding OFA family MFS transporter: MAVLSILDREHTVAPPGYSRWLIPPAALAVHLCIGQAYATSVYKTSMVKHFDTSQTAVGVVFSIAIVMLGLSAAVGGTWVERNGPRKAMFVAACFWATGFLVGALGIGTGQLWLVYLGYGVIGGIGLGIGYISPVSTLIKWFPDRPGLATGLAIMGFGGGALVASPLSRQLLGLYDSGYDPNVSTSVAGGGALVGLFLTLGIGYFVIMMFGVFNIRVPADGWAPDGFDSSAVQQKALVTTGNVSAANAIKTPQFWFLWVVLFCNVTAGIGILEQASPMIQDFFRGDGGKSSVAVAAAAGFVGLLSIFNMAGRFGWSSTSDVIGRKPIYAMYLGVGIVAYTLLASVGHTSTVVFVLLAAVIISFYGGGFATVPAYLRDLFGTYQVGAIHGRLLTAWSAAGIAGPLIINGFLDREGKPGTLTAAAYRPALFTMVGVLAVGFVANLLIRSVSERFHEKSESSVEATL; this comes from the coding sequence ATGGCAGTCTTGTCGATTCTCGACCGGGAGCACACCGTCGCACCGCCGGGCTACAGCCGCTGGCTGATCCCGCCGGCCGCGCTCGCCGTCCACCTGTGCATCGGCCAGGCGTACGCGACCAGCGTCTACAAGACGTCGATGGTGAAGCATTTCGACACCAGTCAGACCGCGGTCGGCGTGGTGTTCAGCATCGCGATCGTGATGCTCGGCCTGTCCGCCGCCGTCGGCGGCACCTGGGTCGAACGCAACGGACCGCGGAAGGCGATGTTCGTCGCCGCCTGTTTCTGGGCGACGGGGTTCCTGGTCGGCGCCCTCGGCATCGGCACCGGGCAGCTCTGGCTGGTCTATCTCGGGTACGGCGTGATCGGCGGCATCGGCCTCGGGATCGGGTACATCTCGCCGGTCTCCACGCTGATCAAGTGGTTCCCGGACCGCCCGGGGCTCGCGACCGGCCTGGCGATCATGGGCTTCGGCGGCGGCGCACTCGTCGCCAGCCCGCTGTCCCGCCAGCTGCTCGGGCTCTACGACTCCGGCTACGACCCGAACGTGAGCACGTCGGTGGCCGGCGGCGGCGCGCTGGTCGGCCTGTTCCTGACGCTGGGCATCGGCTACTTCGTGATCATGATGTTCGGCGTCTTCAACATCCGCGTCCCCGCCGACGGCTGGGCGCCGGACGGCTTCGACTCGTCGGCCGTGCAGCAGAAGGCCCTCGTCACGACCGGCAACGTCTCGGCGGCGAACGCGATCAAGACGCCGCAGTTCTGGTTCCTGTGGGTCGTGCTGTTCTGCAACGTCACCGCGGGTATCGGCATCCTCGAACAGGCCAGCCCGATGATCCAGGACTTCTTCCGCGGCGACGGCGGCAAGTCGAGCGTCGCGGTGGCGGCCGCGGCCGGGTTCGTCGGCCTCCTGTCGATCTTCAACATGGCCGGCCGGTTCGGGTGGTCGTCGACGTCCGACGTCATCGGGCGGAAGCCGATCTACGCGATGTACCTCGGCGTCGGAATCGTCGCGTACACACTGCTGGCGTCCGTCGGGCACACCAGCACGGTGGTCTTCGTGCTGCTGGCCGCGGTCATCATCTCGTTCTACGGCGGCGGGTTCGCGACCGTTCCGGCGTACCTGCGGGACCTGTTCGGCACCTATCAGGTCGGCGCGATCCACGGCCGGCTGCTGACCGCGTGGTCGGCGGCCGGGATCGCCGGGCCGCTCATCATCAACGGGTTCCTGGACCGCGAGGGCAAACCGGGCACGCTGACCGCGGCGGCGTACCGGCCGGCACTGTTCACGATGGTCGGCGTACTGGCCGTCGGGTTCGTCGCGAACCTGCTGATCCGCTCGGTGTCCGAGCGTTTCCACGAGAAGTCCGAATCCAGTGTGGAGGCCACCCTATGA
- a CDS encoding MFS transporter small subunit encodes MNQTPRLVISWLLVAVLLGYGIIQTLITAAKLFTH; translated from the coding sequence ATGAATCAGACCCCACGCCTGGTGATCTCCTGGCTCCTGGTCGCCGTACTCCTGGGCTACGGAATCATCCAGACCCTGATCACCGCAGCCAAGCTCTTCACGCATTAG
- a CDS encoding GtrA family protein has product MKLVTTLYRQFQHLVHEVAKFGLVGLLGLVVDLPIYNWLVFSNPLVLADSGVGMLHHKPLTAKLISTTVATIVTYFGNRYWTWRHRERSGLHREYVLFFVLNGVGLLIAAGCLAFSRYVLDLHSWLSDNIAANFIGLGLGTLFRFWSYRKFVFREELALDDAEHPPTPDSPAELDGESTGDLPAVR; this is encoded by the coding sequence TTGAAGCTCGTCACCACGCTGTACCGCCAGTTCCAGCACTTGGTCCACGAAGTCGCCAAGTTCGGTCTGGTCGGTCTGCTCGGTCTGGTCGTCGATCTGCCGATCTACAACTGGCTGGTCTTCAGCAACCCGCTGGTGCTCGCCGACTCGGGTGTCGGCATGCTGCACCACAAGCCGCTGACCGCGAAGCTGATCTCGACCACGGTCGCCACGATCGTGACGTACTTCGGCAACCGCTACTGGACGTGGCGGCACCGGGAGCGCTCCGGCCTGCACCGTGAATACGTGCTGTTCTTCGTGCTGAACGGCGTCGGTCTGCTGATCGCGGCCGGCTGCCTGGCCTTCTCGCGGTACGTCCTGGACCTGCACAGCTGGCTGTCCGACAACATCGCGGCCAACTTCATCGGTCTCGGCCTCGGCACGCTCTTCCGCTTCTGGTCCTACCGCAAGTTCGTCTTCCGGGAAGAACTCGCCCTCGACGACGCCGAACACCCACCGACCCCGGACTCCCCCGCGGAACTCGACGGGGAGTCCACGGGAGATCTGCCCGCGGTCCGTTGA
- a CDS encoding TetR/AcrR family transcriptional regulator: MVGDPERRRRAPHLGPERRRPLILDAALEVFSAKGYAGTTMQSVADAAGVTKPVVYDCFANRDELLLALLAREEQHLVVSIMAALPADPSVGTPEEHVLEGVTAFLTAVAKQPQSWRIVFGAQYGAAPVVAERVLAARAFLVESLRLTLVKSLPGVTDPAANLPVLAELLASMIEACARMLVTGTTDRSPADLARTVSQVVGGGFGNV, encoded by the coding sequence GTGGTTGGGGACCCTGAGAGACGCCGGCGTGCGCCGCACCTCGGTCCGGAGCGCCGCCGCCCGCTCATTCTCGACGCCGCGCTGGAGGTTTTTTCCGCGAAGGGGTACGCCGGGACCACGATGCAATCGGTCGCGGACGCGGCGGGCGTCACCAAGCCGGTCGTCTACGACTGCTTCGCGAACCGGGACGAGCTACTGCTGGCCCTGCTCGCCCGCGAGGAGCAGCACCTGGTGGTCTCGATCATGGCCGCGCTGCCCGCGGACCCGAGCGTCGGTACGCCGGAGGAGCACGTCCTCGAGGGCGTGACCGCGTTCCTCACCGCCGTCGCCAAGCAGCCGCAGTCGTGGCGGATCGTCTTCGGCGCGCAGTACGGCGCCGCGCCTGTCGTCGCCGAGCGGGTCCTCGCGGCCCGCGCGTTCCTGGTCGAGAGCCTGCGGCTGACCCTGGTCAAGTCCCTCCCCGGCGTCACCGACCCGGCCGCGAATCTTCCGGTCCTGGCCGAGCTGCTCGCCTCGATGATCGAGGCCTGCGCCCGGATGCTCGTCACGGGCACCACCGACCGCTCCCCGGCCGACCTGGCGCGCACCGTCTCCCAGGTCGTCGGCGGCGGCTTCGGCAACGTCTGA
- a CDS encoding PH domain-containing protein — MAISAKLLGEDEYVVVSTRTHWKALIGPVFLLLVVAGLGGFLAAIVPSGSMQTPARIGVLAVGVVLVATFGLKPFLNWFFSTYTITNRRLITRHGILTRTGRDIPLMRINDVSYEHGLVDRILGCGTLHIESAGERGQVVLPDVPHVEHVHLQMSDLLFGGPEGRPGDGILEEEQPPEHMRRRPQQPQQQPRTDDGDTIFSSDDDR, encoded by the coding sequence ATGGCGATCTCGGCGAAGTTGTTGGGTGAGGACGAGTACGTCGTCGTCAGCACCCGGACGCACTGGAAGGCGCTGATCGGGCCGGTCTTCCTGCTACTGGTGGTGGCCGGCCTCGGCGGCTTCCTGGCCGCGATCGTGCCGTCCGGGTCGATGCAGACCCCGGCCCGGATCGGGGTGCTCGCGGTCGGCGTGGTGCTCGTCGCGACCTTCGGGCTGAAGCCGTTCCTGAACTGGTTCTTCTCGACGTATACGATCACCAACCGGCGGCTGATCACCCGGCACGGCATCCTCACCCGGACCGGCCGGGACATCCCGCTGATGCGGATCAACGACGTGTCCTACGAGCACGGCCTGGTGGACCGCATCCTCGGCTGCGGCACGCTGCACATCGAGTCCGCCGGCGAACGCGGTCAGGTCGTGCTCCCCGACGTACCGCATGTCGAGCACGTCCACCTGCAGATGTCCGACCTCCTGTTCGGCGGCCCGGAAGGCAGGCCCGGCGACGGCATCCTCGAAGAGGAGCAGCCGCCGGAACACATGCGCCGCCGCCCGCAGCAGCCTCAGCAACAGCCGCGCACCGACGACGGCGACACAATCTTCAGCTCGGACGACGACCGCTAG
- a CDS encoding biotin--[acetyl-CoA-carboxylase] ligase, with product MKFSDLDRPPLDEQFLRGRLVRPGALWTQIDVLAETPSTNAVVAAAAAGGQPEGLVVAAEYQSSGRGRLGRTWTTPPHSALLMSVLLRPTAVEASRWPWLGLLVPLAVAAAVRQVGEIPAQVKWPNDVLVENRKLAGILLERVEGPAAVIGIGLNVTLRESEKPHEAATSLALEKAATTDRATVMSAVLRELASRYQSWVDANGDPAVVLPEYRELSATLGQTVRVELPDGTFLEGTARDLADDGRLIVDTKEGPRPLAAGDVTHLRRT from the coding sequence ATGAAGTTCAGCGACTTGGACCGGCCCCCGCTGGACGAGCAGTTCCTGCGGGGGCGGTTGGTGCGTCCCGGTGCACTGTGGACGCAGATCGACGTACTCGCGGAGACGCCGTCGACGAATGCTGTTGTGGCAGCTGCGGCTGCAGGTGGTCAGCCAGAGGGACTGGTCGTTGCTGCGGAGTACCAGTCGTCCGGTCGCGGGCGGCTGGGACGTACCTGGACGACGCCGCCGCACTCTGCCTTGCTGATGTCGGTTCTGCTGCGTCCGACCGCCGTTGAGGCGTCACGGTGGCCGTGGCTCGGGCTGCTGGTGCCGCTGGCGGTGGCGGCTGCGGTGCGGCAGGTCGGTGAGATCCCGGCGCAGGTGAAGTGGCCGAACGACGTACTGGTCGAGAACCGCAAGCTCGCGGGCATCCTGCTGGAGCGCGTCGAAGGGCCGGCGGCAGTGATCGGCATCGGCCTGAATGTGACTCTCCGCGAGTCGGAGAAGCCTCATGAGGCCGCGACGTCGCTCGCACTGGAGAAGGCGGCGACGACTGACCGGGCCACAGTGATGTCAGCGGTACTCCGTGAACTCGCGTCCCGCTACCAGTCCTGGGTAGACGCCAACGGCGACCCCGCTGTCGTCCTCCCGGAGTACCGCGAACTGTCCGCGACCCTGGGCCAGACAGTGCGCGTAGAGCTCCCCGACGGCACCTTCCTCGAAGGCACCGCCCGCGACCTCGCCGACGACGGCCGCCTGATCGTCGACACAAAAGAAGGCCCCCGCCCACTCGCAGCCGGCGACGTAACCCACCTCCGCCGCACCTGA
- a CDS encoding MOSC domain-containing protein, giving the protein MTARLVAVNVVHELIRGPTRWTAIDKRPVPGAVEVGELGLVGDRQCDTRYHGGADKALYAYAEEDADWWGAELGREIPPGLFGENLTTRGLDVTGALIGERWRIGGILVEVRSPRTPCGNLSGRMGIKRFHHRFARTGRVGAYLKVLETGKVRPGNRITVVHRPDNGQTIGEAAR; this is encoded by the coding sequence ATGACCGCGCGGTTGGTGGCGGTGAACGTCGTCCATGAGCTGATCCGTGGACCGACGCGGTGGACGGCGATCGACAAACGGCCGGTGCCCGGGGCTGTCGAGGTCGGGGAGCTTGGCCTGGTGGGTGATCGGCAGTGCGATACGCGGTACCACGGTGGGGCGGACAAGGCGCTTTATGCGTACGCCGAGGAGGATGCGGACTGGTGGGGCGCCGAGCTGGGGCGGGAGATTCCGCCGGGGTTGTTCGGGGAGAACCTGACGACGCGTGGGCTGGACGTCACCGGTGCACTGATCGGTGAGCGGTGGCGGATCGGCGGGATCCTGGTCGAGGTGCGGTCGCCTCGGACCCCGTGCGGGAACCTGTCGGGGCGGATGGGGATCAAACGGTTCCATCACCGCTTCGCTCGCACGGGGCGTGTCGGCGCCTACCTGAAAGTGCTGGAGACCGGCAAAGTACGCCCCGGCAACCGCATCACCGTCGTACACCGCCCGGACAACGGGCAGACGATCGGTGAGGCTGCTCGGTAG
- a CDS encoding helix-turn-helix transcriptional regulator yields the protein MTDVFAAFVSVLADALDEHDATAAELAARVRLSRSHLDRLVEAAAGERPGQLRRRILLERAAYRLLTGPGHILDVAIEAGYGSHEAFTRAFSRAYGVPPARWRGQPDRIRLDAPSGIHFHPPNGLRVPARDEVSSMDLIRTMVDHHIWLLGQMLQQAAALTDEQLDRPIEISVEGIDTDPTLRSLLSRLVGQLGMWHANLAGATYDFSVEQGESVQSMRRRLGEVGPAFAGEVGELCTANRLDELIVCPGENVEVYTAGAMIAHVLTFASYRRTLVAGALHDAGCDDLDSGDPIRWIS from the coding sequence ATGACCGATGTGTTCGCCGCCTTCGTCTCGGTACTGGCCGACGCGCTGGACGAGCACGACGCGACCGCGGCCGAGCTGGCTGCCCGCGTCCGGTTGTCGCGGTCGCACCTGGACCGGCTGGTCGAGGCGGCGGCCGGTGAGCGGCCCGGACAGCTGCGGCGGCGGATCCTGCTCGAGCGCGCGGCGTACCGGCTGCTGACCGGGCCGGGGCACATCCTCGACGTCGCGATCGAGGCTGGATACGGGTCGCACGAGGCGTTCACGCGGGCGTTCAGTCGCGCGTACGGCGTACCTCCTGCGCGGTGGCGTGGGCAGCCCGACCGGATCCGGCTGGACGCGCCCAGCGGGATCCATTTCCACCCGCCGAACGGGCTGCGGGTACCGGCCAGGGACGAGGTGAGTTCGATGGATCTGATCCGGACGATGGTGGACCACCACATCTGGCTGCTCGGCCAGATGCTGCAGCAGGCGGCGGCGCTGACCGACGAGCAGCTCGACCGGCCGATCGAGATCTCGGTCGAAGGGATCGACACCGATCCGACGCTGCGATCGTTGCTGTCCCGGCTGGTCGGGCAGCTCGGGATGTGGCACGCGAACCTGGCGGGAGCGACGTACGACTTCTCCGTCGAGCAGGGTGAGAGTGTGCAGAGCATGCGGCGGCGGCTGGGCGAGGTCGGGCCGGCGTTCGCGGGGGAAGTCGGTGAGTTGTGTACGGCGAACCGGCTGGACGAGCTGATCGTGTGCCCGGGTGAGAACGTCGAGGTGTACACGGCCGGGGCGATGATCGCGCATGTGCTGACGTTCGCGTCGTACCGCCGGACGCTTGTCGCCGGGGCGCTGCACGACGCCGGGTGCGACGACCTGGACAGCGGCGACCCGATCCGCTGGATCAGCTGA
- a CDS encoding phosphoenolpyruvate carboxylase, with amino-acid sequence MTETGSETRTRARFEVPEELRADVRLLGEILGKVLLEYAGQPLLDDVEKLRELTIAGDGAAAEQLVASWPHERAEDVARAFTCYFHLTNLSEELHRARVLRERDRAGSEAVVSELAQAVEQITRDSGEQQARALLNGLEFRPVLTAHPTEARRRAVLATIRRISSLLDERHDPRAGDSDLAENRRRLVEQVDILWRTSQLRTSRPSPLDEVRSAMAVFEETLFNVVGNVYRRLDDALAGDAAGTRTPVVAPFVHLGSWIGGDRDGNPNVTAAITREAMQIQADHVLRALEQATEVLGRALTLDAATTPPSAPVRRILEDARAVNPELITDIETRSPAEPHRQLLLLAARRLAATRARDADFGYPRAADFLHELKVLQDSLVTAGAPRQAYGELQQLIWQVNSFGFHLAELEVRQHSSVHAKALEEVLGGGELSDQTEEVLATLRVIGQIQQRFGPEACRRYVVSFTRNAGDLAAVYELADAALDGRPIELDVVPLFETGEDLQNSVEVLDNAIQLTRVRHRLTANDRRFEVMLGYSDSAKDVGPVSATLALYDAQARITAWAQRNAIRLTLFHGRGGALGRGGGPANRAVLAQAPGSVAGRFKLTEQGEAIPARYGNSAIAQRHIEQVTAATLLASTPAVEERAVVAAQRFAVVEKTLDEAARTAYHGLVKADGFAEWFSTVTPLEELGQLPLGSRPARRGVAVSSLEDLRAIPWVFAWSQARVNAPGWYGLGTALAAVGDVDLLRDANQNWPLFQVMLENAEMSLAKTDRRILGRYLELGDRPDLTQRMLDEHALTTEWVLKVLDQERLLKGRRVLGRAVELRNPYVDALSYLQLRALRTLRTDDSLDEAQIVRTRRLLLLTVSGVAAGLQNTG; translated from the coding sequence GTGACCGAGACCGGTAGTGAGACCCGTACCCGCGCGCGGTTCGAGGTGCCTGAGGAACTCAGGGCCGACGTCCGTCTGCTCGGCGAGATCCTTGGCAAGGTTCTGCTCGAGTACGCCGGTCAGCCGCTGCTCGACGACGTCGAGAAGTTGCGCGAGCTGACCATTGCCGGTGACGGCGCCGCGGCCGAGCAGTTGGTCGCGTCCTGGCCGCACGAGCGCGCCGAGGACGTCGCCCGTGCGTTCACCTGCTACTTCCACCTGACGAACCTGAGCGAAGAGCTGCACCGGGCCCGTGTGCTGCGTGAGCGCGACCGCGCCGGCAGCGAGGCCGTGGTGTCCGAGCTGGCCCAGGCCGTGGAGCAGATCACCCGCGACAGCGGCGAGCAGCAGGCCCGCGCGCTGCTGAACGGCCTGGAGTTCCGGCCCGTGCTGACCGCACACCCGACGGAGGCCCGGCGCCGTGCCGTACTGGCGACGATCCGCCGGATCAGCTCGCTGCTCGACGAGCGCCACGACCCACGGGCCGGTGACAGCGACCTGGCGGAGAACCGTCGCCGCCTGGTCGAGCAGGTCGACATCCTCTGGCGTACGTCGCAACTCCGCACCAGCCGCCCCTCGCCGCTGGACGAGGTGCGCTCGGCGATGGCGGTGTTCGAGGAGACCCTGTTCAACGTCGTCGGCAACGTGTACCGGCGGCTCGACGACGCGCTGGCCGGTGACGCGGCCGGGACGCGGACGCCCGTGGTGGCGCCGTTCGTCCACCTGGGCTCGTGGATCGGCGGCGACCGCGACGGCAACCCGAACGTGACCGCGGCGATCACCCGGGAGGCCATGCAGATCCAGGCCGACCACGTCCTCCGGGCGCTCGAGCAGGCCACCGAGGTGCTCGGCCGCGCGCTGACCCTGGACGCCGCGACCACGCCGCCGTCCGCACCGGTACGCCGCATCCTGGAAGACGCCCGGGCGGTCAACCCAGAGCTGATCACCGACATCGAGACCCGCTCCCCGGCCGAGCCGCACCGGCAGCTCCTGCTGCTGGCTGCCCGCCGGCTGGCGGCGACTCGCGCCCGCGACGCCGACTTCGGGTACCCGCGGGCCGCTGACTTCCTGCACGAGCTCAAGGTCCTGCAGGACTCCCTGGTGACTGCCGGAGCACCGCGCCAGGCGTACGGCGAGCTGCAGCAGCTGATCTGGCAGGTGAACTCCTTCGGGTTCCACCTGGCCGAGCTGGAGGTCCGCCAGCACTCCTCGGTGCACGCCAAGGCGCTGGAGGAGGTGCTCGGCGGTGGCGAGCTGTCCGACCAGACGGAGGAGGTGCTCGCCACACTCCGGGTGATCGGTCAGATCCAGCAGCGCTTCGGTCCCGAGGCCTGCCGCCGGTACGTCGTGTCGTTCACCCGCAACGCCGGCGACCTGGCAGCCGTGTACGAGCTGGCCGACGCGGCGCTGGACGGGCGTCCGATCGAGCTGGACGTCGTACCGCTGTTCGAGACCGGTGAGGACCTGCAGAACTCGGTGGAGGTGCTGGACAACGCGATCCAGCTCACCCGGGTCCGGCACCGGCTCACTGCGAACGACCGGCGCTTCGAGGTCATGCTCGGGTACTCCGACTCCGCCAAGGACGTCGGCCCGGTGTCTGCGACGCTGGCGCTGTACGACGCGCAGGCGCGGATCACGGCGTGGGCGCAGCGCAACGCGATCCGGTTGACGCTGTTCCACGGCCGCGGTGGTGCGCTCGGACGTGGCGGTGGTCCGGCGAACCGCGCCGTACTGGCGCAGGCTCCTGGATCGGTGGCCGGGCGGTTCAAGCTGACCGAGCAGGGCGAGGCGATTCCCGCCCGGTACGGAAACTCGGCGATCGCGCAGCGGCACATCGAGCAGGTGACTGCGGCAACGCTCCTGGCGTCGACGCCGGCAGTGGAGGAGCGAGCCGTGGTCGCGGCTCAGCGGTTCGCCGTGGTCGAGAAGACGCTCGACGAGGCAGCGCGTACGGCGTACCACGGGCTGGTGAAGGCGGACGGCTTCGCGGAGTGGTTCAGCACCGTGACGCCGCTGGAGGAGCTGGGCCAGCTGCCCCTCGGGTCGCGGCCTGCCAGGCGTGGTGTCGCGGTGTCGTCGCTTGAGGACCTGCGGGCGATCCCGTGGGTGTTCGCGTGGTCGCAGGCCCGTGTGAACGCCCCTGGTTGGTACGGCCTCGGTACGGCGCTTGCCGCAGTCGGGGACGTCGACCTGCTGCGGGACGCGAACCAGAACTGGCCGCTGTTCCAGGTGATGCTGGAGAACGCGGAGATGTCGCTGGCGAAGACGGACCGGCGCATCCTCGGCCGCTACCTGGAGCTGGGCGACCGGCCCGACCTGACACAGCGGATGCTGGACGAGCACGCGCTCACCACCGAGTGGGTACTCAAGGTGCTCGACCAGGAGCGTCTGCTGAAGGGACGCCGCGTGCTGGGCCGTGCGGTCGAGCTGCGTAACCCGTACGTCGATGCGCTCAGCTACCTGCAGCTGCGGGCACTGCGGACGCTGCGCACCGATGACTCACTGGATGAGGCGCAGATCGTCCGCACACGCCGACTGCTGTTGCTGACCGTTTCTGGCGTCGCTGCCGGTCTGCAGAACACCGGATGA
- a CDS encoding SCP2 sterol-binding domain-containing protein: MTDRGSAGWLESDGLTALDASELARLVDRTSERELRHRLIGGVREIALREIFRRMPEYLRPARAAGFDAVISWQITGAGGAGRPESIDEYWLRVQDGRCTLVTPRPTPPDISIRTDPTTLLRIVTGNEDPVLAVLKQRLSVRGDLAQAARLPKLFSAGPL, translated from the coding sequence ATGACCGATCGGGGTAGTGCCGGCTGGCTCGAGTCCGACGGCCTCACCGCCCTGGACGCGAGTGAGCTCGCCCGGCTGGTCGACCGGACGTCGGAGCGGGAGCTCCGGCATCGTCTCATCGGGGGAGTACGAGAGATCGCGTTGCGCGAGATCTTTCGCCGGATGCCGGAGTACCTCCGACCCGCCCGGGCTGCCGGGTTCGACGCTGTGATCAGCTGGCAGATCACCGGCGCGGGCGGGGCCGGTCGTCCCGAGTCGATCGACGAGTACTGGCTCCGTGTCCAGGACGGCCGCTGCACGCTCGTGACCCCACGCCCCACTCCCCCGGACATCTCGATCCGCACCGACCCGACCACCCTGCTCCGGATCGTCACCGGCAACGAGGACCCCGTCCTGGCCGTCCTCAAACAACGTCTCTCGGTCCGCGGCGACCTGGCCCAGGCCGCCCGCCTCCCCAAACTCTTCAGCGCCGGCCCCCTGTAA
- a CDS encoding GNAT family N-acetyltransferase: MTDFDVRVARADEYEPVSGLFGEAMMFESTPDDLGRQLFEPERTLVATDGAAIIGTTKALTRDLSVPGAVVAAAHVTGVGVRATYRRRGVLSQLMARQLREVPEAIAVLWASEPAIYGRFGYGAAAWGTNYEVDLRRVGPTNDRIRPGALGVLTVDEALKELPTLLRRAQEQRPGVSGRSDLLWQKHLEDKPDDRNGRIARQILVHRDEAGIITGYALWRGKMNWVATGPANEVLLEELIAPDPTAYRVLWQHLLTMDLSAKLGYGHGAVDEPLQQLVTTPTALERRVGESLWLRVTDVPRALQQRQYAVPVDVVLDVTDDLIEANTGRFRLTADETSVSCERTDAPADLTVSIAALGATYLGGRPLTEFAPTGHVTEHTPGTLNRATAALNWPIAPVSVEIF, from the coding sequence GTGACTGACTTCGACGTGCGGGTGGCGCGGGCAGACGAGTACGAGCCGGTCTCTGGCCTGTTCGGCGAGGCGATGATGTTCGAGTCGACGCCGGACGACCTTGGGCGGCAGTTGTTCGAGCCGGAGCGGACGCTGGTCGCGACCGACGGCGCGGCGATCATCGGGACGACCAAGGCGCTCACACGGGATCTGTCCGTGCCCGGTGCGGTGGTCGCCGCGGCCCATGTGACCGGGGTCGGCGTGCGGGCGACGTACCGGCGGCGTGGGGTGCTGTCTCAGCTGATGGCGCGGCAGCTGCGGGAGGTGCCGGAAGCGATCGCGGTGCTGTGGGCGAGCGAGCCGGCCATCTACGGGCGGTTCGGGTACGGCGCGGCCGCGTGGGGCACGAACTACGAGGTCGACCTGCGTCGCGTCGGCCCGACCAACGACCGGATCCGTCCGGGTGCGCTCGGCGTACTGACCGTCGACGAGGCGCTCAAGGAGTTGCCGACCCTCCTGCGTCGCGCGCAGGAGCAACGCCCTGGCGTGTCCGGGCGGTCGGACTTGCTGTGGCAGAAGCACCTGGAGGACAAGCCGGACGACCGCAACGGGCGAATCGCGCGCCAGATCCTGGTGCACCGTGACGAGGCCGGCATCATCACCGGGTACGCGCTGTGGCGCGGCAAGATGAACTGGGTCGCGACCGGCCCGGCGAACGAGGTGCTCCTCGAGGAGCTGATCGCGCCGGACCCAACGGCGTACCGGGTGCTGTGGCAGCACCTGCTGACGATGGATCTGAGCGCGAAGCTCGGCTACGGGCACGGCGCGGTCGACGAGCCGCTGCAGCAGCTCGTCACCACACCGACCGCCCTCGAACGCCGGGTCGGCGAGTCCCTGTGGCTGCGTGTGACCGACGTACCGCGGGCGCTCCAGCAGCGGCAGTACGCCGTACCGGTCGACGTCGTCCTCGACGTGACCGACGACCTGATCGAGGCGAACACCGGCCGCTTCCGGCTGACCGCCGACGAGACGTCGGTGAGCTGCGAACGCACCGACGCCCCCGCCGACCTCACCGTGTCCATCGCCGCCCTCGGAGCGACCTACCTCGGCGGCCGCCCGCTCACCGAGTTCGCACCAACAGGCCACGTCACCGAACACACCCCCGGCACCCTGAACCGCGCCACCGCAGCCCTCAACTGGCCAATCGCACCAGTCAGCGTGGAGATCTTCTAG